A window of the Arachis duranensis cultivar V14167 chromosome 5, aradu.V14167.gnm2.J7QH, whole genome shotgun sequence genome harbors these coding sequences:
- the LOC107491318 gene encoding sec14 cytosolic factor, translating to MEPQMDEKRDIELTEMRKSVEKHGSTAEGYSDTTLMRFLIARSMDEDKAAKMFVQWRKWRTAMVPNGSIPESEVPDELEARKIYLQGLSQGKYPVMIVLTRNHFPAKDQIQFKKFVVYLLDKTIASGFKGREIGNEKLIGILDLQNISYKNVDARALITGFQFLQAYYPERLYKCYLLHMPWFFVSVWRLVSRFLEKATLEKIVIVSNDNEERAFIREVGEDVLPEEYGGKAKLVAIQDFQLTPPSEDGPASSL from the exons ATGGAGCCCCAAATGGATGAGAAAAGAGATATTGAACTGACCGAGATGAGGAAATCTGTTGAGAAGCATGGCTCTACTGCAGAG GGGTATAGTGACACCACGCTGATGAGGTTCTTGATTGCTCGCTCAATGGATGAGGATAAAGCTGCAAAGATGTTTGTGCAATGGCGGAAATGGAGGACAGCCATGGTTCCTAATGGATCCATTCCAGAATCCGAAGTTCCAGATGAGTTGGAAGCTAGAAAGATCTATTTGCAGGGCTTGTCTCAGGGTAAATACCCTGTCATGATTGTCCTCACAAGAAACCATTTCCCTGCCAAGGATCAGATCCAGTTCAAAA AATTTGTTGTATATCTTCTGGACAAGACAATTGCAAG TGGTTTCAAAGGAAGGGAGATAGGTAACGAAAAGTTGATTGGAATTCTTGATCTGCAGAATATTTCATATAAAAACGTAGATGCACGTGCATTAATCACTGGATTTCAGTTTTTACAG GCTTATTACCCTGAACGATTGTACAAGTGCTACCTCTTACACATGCCGTGGTTTTTTGTTAGCGTTTGGAGACTAGTTTCTCGCTTTCTCGAGAAGGCAACACTAGAAAAG ATTGTAATCGTTAGCAATGACAATGAGGAAAGGGCATTTATAAGAGAGGTCGGTGAAGACGTTCTTCCTGAAGAATATGGTGGGAAAGCAAAACTTGTAGCTATCCAAGATTTTCAATTGACGCCGCCATCGGAAGATGGGCCAGCAAGTTCATTATAA
- the LOC107491040 gene encoding heavy metal-associated isoprenylated plant protein 22-like, which yields MGFLDNIPECFGAYSTKIKKKRKPKQTVNIRVKMDCEGCVRKVSDALEDLEGVESVDVNKKQQRVTVTGYVDPEEVLKEVNNTGKKADVWPFVPYNLVTFPYVREAYDIKAPTGFVRNVPQALGDPKSPEMKLMTFFNDDNPNACSVM from the exons ATGGGGTTTCTTGATAATATTCCAGAATGTTTCGGTGCTTACTCAACTAAGATTAAGAAGAAACGCAAGCCCAAGCAG ACAGTTAATATCAGGGTGAAAATGGACTGTGAAGGCTGTGTCAGAAAAGTTTCAGATGCGTTGGAGGACTTGGAAG GGGTGGAATCCGTGGATGTAAACAAAAAGCAGCAAAGGGTAACGGTGACTGGATACGTTGATCCAGAAGAGGTGTTGAAAGAAGTGAACAACACAGGAAAGAAAGCTGATGTTTGGCCATTTGTTCCGTACAACTTGGTAACTTTTCCATATGTTCGTGAGGCTTATGACATCAAAGCTCCTACTGGTTTCGTCAGGAACGTGCCTCAGGCACTCGGTGATCCCAAGTCTCCTGAAATGAAGCTTATGACCTTCTTCAATGATGATAACCCAAATGCATGTTCAGTCATGTAA